In Magnolia sinica isolate HGM2019 chromosome 12, MsV1, whole genome shotgun sequence, a single genomic region encodes these proteins:
- the LOC131220978 gene encoding uncharacterized protein LOC131220978, with product MAYSSTDMDHPFFETSPSSPDRNPAKEVMAYPSSTSETSPVCTTKKCRKLKQRRLEGSLEQDEQLLLEGFVMDISVRPTQPHHSFIADVPRSTRREERGIGNYHMRRRDEDSVDLFM from the exons ATGGCCTATTCTTCAACGGATATGGACCATCCCTTTTTTGAAACCAGCCCCTCATCTCCAGATCGGAATCCAGCTAAGGAAGTCATGGCCTATCCTTCTTCTACTTCTGAAACCAGTCCCGTGTGTACGACaaa GAAATGTAGGAAGCTGAAACAACGTAGGCTAGAAGGCTCCTTGGAACAAGATGAACAACTCCTGCTGGAG ggatttgtcatggacatctctgtgCGCCCCACACAGCCCCATCACAG ctttattgcaGATGTCCCCAGAAGCACTAGGAGGGAGGAGAGAG GTATTGGAAATTACCACATGAGGAGACGAGATGAAGATTCTGTGGACCTGTTCATGTGA
- the LOC131219954 gene encoding uncharacterized protein LOC131219954, with translation MNHALLGKWPWRLQTEKGALWNRLIKSKYGRSEGGWWTKDSSVYRASAVWKGILSSKSEVIKGIGIIIGKGDNMCFWEDIWVGDSTLKRDFPNIFRLSTNQSIHVADCFSTTGCQIVWNPMCRRNLLDWEIDEYAALQRRIIGCKIDQDKEDSLHWRIDKSGSFTGDSSLSLYQPYLDRISVSF, from the coding sequence ATGAATCATGCGCTTCTAGGTAAATGGCCTTGGAGATTACAAACTGAAAAAGGGGCGTTGTGGAACAGACTTATCAAGAGCAAATATGGAAGATCTGAGGGAGGTTGGTGGACAAAGGATTCGTCAGTCTATAGAGCTTCTGCAGTTTGGAAAGGTATTCTGTCTTCAAAATCAGAAGTGATTAAAGGTATAGGTATTATAATAGGTAAAGGTGATAATATGTGCTTCTGGGAAGATATATGGGTGGGGGATTCTACCTTGAAAAGGGATTTTCCAAATATTTTCCGTCTCTCTACCAATCAGTCAATCCACGTGGCTGATTGTTTCTCCACCACAGGCTGTCAGATCGTGTGGAATCCCATGTGCAGAAGGAATCTCCTTGACTGGGAGATCGACGAATATGCAGCCCTGCAACGACGCATCATCGGTTGCAAGATTGATCAGGACAAGGAAGATAGTCTGCACTGGAGGATCGACAAATCCGGATCTTTCACTGGAGATTCATCATTGTCCCTTTATCAGCCATATCTGGACAGAATTTCTGTCTCGTTTTGA